A region from the Sutcliffiella horikoshii genome encodes:
- a CDS encoding DUF420 domain-containing protein translates to MDHSIPIMPTISTFFIVLSAIFVAIGWYLISKRKIEAHKKAMFFAAIFAIIFFVIYASRTIFVGNTSFGGPDDIKVYYTIFLLFHITLATVGAVMGIITLWTGYKNKLDKHRKLGPITSIIWFSTAITGVAVYLLLYVIYQGGETTSVFKAILGL, encoded by the coding sequence ATGGATCACTCAATCCCAATAATGCCTACAATAAGTACATTTTTTATTGTACTGAGCGCAATATTTGTCGCGATAGGCTGGTACTTAATAAGTAAACGGAAAATTGAAGCACATAAAAAAGCCATGTTTTTTGCAGCTATCTTCGCCATTATTTTCTTCGTTATCTATGCTTCAAGAACTATTTTTGTTGGCAATACGAGCTTCGGAGGACCTGATGATATAAAAGTTTATTATACAATCTTTTTACTCTTCCACATCACCCTTGCGACAGTTGGGGCTGTTATGGGAATCATCACCCTATGGACAGGCTACAAAAATAAGCTGGATAAGCATAGAAAGCTTGGCCCGATTACAAGCATCATCTGGTTTTCTACCGCCATTACAGGCGTTGCAGTTTATTTGCTTTTATATGTAATTTATCAAGGCGGCGAAACTACTTCTGTTTTCAAAGCAATATTAGGTTTATAA
- the ytvI gene encoding sporulation integral membrane protein YtvI has protein sequence MSTLFSIRTLFILIIIAVIAVIAFFILPVSIPIIIALITALFLEPLVRLLQARAKLKRNLSVFIVFLLFLTSIGILGYFLTTKVITEGINLVENAPSYINEVNRVWRDFQSDMNNASEDLPPEFVTEISLQVDKFLYDLRIYLTDLFNIQNVKNIFTNIPNYLVSFIVYLIALFLFLIDMPRLKAGLYSHLKEETAAKVKFMSSRLSYVIFGFFKAQFLVSVIIFFVSLIGLLFIAPDVALIMAFIIWVIDFIPIIGSIVILGPWAIFHFITGDIGLGTQLSILAIVLLVIRRTVEPKVMGSHIGLSPLATLIAMYLGLKLLGILGFIVGPLLLIAFNSAREAGIIKMNFKI, from the coding sequence TTGTCAACGCTGTTTAGTATTCGAACACTTTTTATACTAATCATTATTGCTGTAATAGCAGTAATTGCATTTTTTATATTGCCGGTATCGATTCCCATCATCATCGCTTTGATTACTGCATTGTTTCTTGAACCTTTGGTTAGGCTTTTACAAGCGAGAGCAAAGTTGAAACGAAACCTTTCTGTTTTCATTGTATTTCTTTTATTCCTGACAAGTATCGGGATTTTAGGATACTTCCTAACAACGAAAGTGATTACAGAAGGCATCAACTTGGTCGAAAATGCCCCTTCTTACATAAATGAAGTCAATAGGGTATGGCGTGATTTCCAATCAGATATGAATAATGCTTCTGAGGACCTTCCACCAGAGTTTGTGACTGAAATCAGCTTGCAAGTAGACAAATTTCTATATGATCTGAGAATATATTTAACCGACCTGTTTAATATACAAAATGTAAAAAATATCTTCACAAATATCCCAAATTATTTGGTGAGTTTTATTGTCTACCTGATTGCCCTATTCTTGTTTTTAATTGATATGCCTCGTCTAAAAGCAGGTCTATATTCACACTTAAAAGAAGAAACGGCAGCCAAGGTCAAATTCATGAGCTCAAGATTATCTTATGTAATATTCGGTTTCTTTAAAGCACAATTCCTGGTCAGCGTCATTATATTTTTCGTCAGCTTGATTGGGTTGTTATTTATTGCACCAGATGTGGCTTTAATTATGGCTTTTATAATATGGGTCATCGATTTCATTCCAATTATAGGATCTATTGTTATCTTAGGCCCATGGGCAATATTTCACTTTATCACGGGTGATATAGGACTTGGAACTCAATTGTCCATTTTGGCGATCGTGCTTCTCGTCATTAGAAGGACTGTCGAACCGAAAGTAATGGGTAGTCATATCGGACTTTCTCCACTAGCAACCTTGATTGCCATGTATTTAGGTTTAAAGCTCCTTGGTATACTAGGATTCATCGTAGGACCTTTATTATTGATTGCATTTAATTCTGCACGTGAAGCAGGAATTATTAAAATGAACTTTAAAATTTAG
- a CDS encoding Asp23/Gls24 family envelope stress response protein: protein MMLVLKKGQEEMSNMLLQTVIAICISDIGDIKLLPPRSVGRLYSILNRDEINRALIHYHDEKNLSIDLFVAIVYNKCIPQKCKELQQLIKKEIEIITGQTVSAVHIYVDAIWKK from the coding sequence ATGATGTTGGTACTGAAGAAAGGACAGGAAGAGATGAGTAATATGCTCCTGCAAACGGTTATAGCCATCTGCATATCAGATATTGGTGATATTAAACTTCTTCCACCAAGGTCGGTGGGAAGATTGTATTCCATTTTAAATAGAGACGAAATAAATCGGGCACTGATTCACTATCATGATGAAAAAAATCTTAGCATCGACCTTTTTGTTGCCATCGTATACAACAAATGTATTCCACAAAAATGCAAGGAACTTCAACAATTAATAAAAAAAGAAATTGAAATCATTACCGGACAAACGGTATCGGCAGTTCACATTTATGTGGACGCAATTTGGAAAAAGTAA
- a CDS encoding YugN family protein has product MKIENTGFENERVELSRLTDIMEDLGFDLAGQWDYERVTYDRKFETKEGIFYLRVQGYAVEGDVGGSHAIINLMTPLLGKHYYPHGVEYGEGETFPSNIVSTSTSLLKQAKERMDAIK; this is encoded by the coding sequence ATGAAAATTGAAAATACAGGTTTTGAAAATGAAAGAGTGGAATTATCCCGTTTGACAGACATTATGGAAGATTTAGGTTTTGACCTTGCTGGTCAGTGGGATTATGAGCGAGTAACCTATGACCGTAAATTTGAAACAAAAGAAGGAATTTTCTACCTTCGTGTACAAGGTTATGCTGTAGAAGGTGATGTTGGCGGGTCTCATGCTATCATTAACTTAATGACACCGCTATTAGGGAAGCATTACTATCCACATGGCGTGGAGTATGGAGAAGGCGAAACATTTCCATCAAATATCGTATCCACTTCGACATCTTTATTAAAACAAGCTAAAGAACGTATGGATGCTATAAAATAA
- a CDS encoding CBS domain-containing protein, which yields MQTVRDVMTTNVDFCTPLDNVFEVATKMKDLDVGAIPIVEDGELLGMITDRDLVVRGIAEKHPGSNSVTNVMSDHLITIGPDTSIAEASHLMAEHQIRRLPVVENGHLIGIVSLGDLAVRDFSDDQAGDALSDISEK from the coding sequence ATGCAAACAGTGAGAGATGTTATGACAACGAATGTAGACTTTTGCACGCCATTGGATAATGTTTTTGAGGTGGCAACCAAAATGAAAGACCTAGATGTAGGAGCTATTCCTATTGTGGAAGACGGGGAGCTTTTAGGAATGATTACAGATAGGGATTTAGTTGTTAGAGGGATCGCAGAAAAACATCCAGGTTCTAATTCAGTTACGAATGTAATGAGCGATCATTTAATTACTATTGGTCCAGATACTTCTATAGCAGAGGCTTCTCATCTTATGGCAGAACATCAAATCCGAAGATTGCCTGTAGTGGAAAACGGACATCTGATTGGGATAGTATCCCTGGGTGATTTGGCAGTGAGGGATTTCTCTGATGATCAAGCTGGCGATGCGCTAAGTGATATTTCAGAAAAATAA
- a CDS encoding CAP domain-containing protein, whose protein sequence is MRGLFFLLFIAFCLYLFVNVEPHELEQLIKEPPLTGQIAPEQRQSEEKAFVQSEIQMNEDIEGLASFMGKESQTLLDKLGEPARKDLSSYDYEWWIYNENLENYMQFGVNKGKVVTIFSTGSQSKNELFEIGQSYEALNNKFKFTDSLTVSHEEGSYRFQLKQEELETRPLMKVEDFYVQLYFDDFEQTLSSIRYMDSSTLIKQRPYELVYRGPLVEPKELSEEEWAKVEEGDAKQIIDFTNIIRHRFDLSPVEWDEDTAGVAYLHSKDMREEDYFSHTSPTKGTLTDRLTVGEVPFRLAGENIAAKYVDGVAAVEGWLNSEGHRNTLLNPRFTHLGVGVKEKYYTQNFIETW, encoded by the coding sequence ATGAGGGGTTTATTCTTCTTGCTATTTATTGCATTTTGTCTATATTTATTTGTAAATGTTGAACCACATGAATTGGAACAGCTCATTAAAGAGCCACCACTCACGGGCCAAATTGCTCCTGAGCAGAGACAATCAGAAGAAAAGGCCTTTGTGCAATCTGAAATACAAATGAATGAAGATATTGAGGGACTAGCATCTTTCATGGGGAAAGAATCACAAACCTTACTGGACAAGTTAGGAGAACCAGCGAGAAAGGATTTGTCTTCCTATGATTATGAATGGTGGATTTATAATGAGAATTTAGAAAATTATATGCAGTTTGGAGTGAATAAGGGAAAGGTCGTCACTATCTTTAGTACAGGCAGTCAAAGTAAAAACGAACTGTTTGAAATAGGGCAGTCTTACGAAGCTCTGAATAATAAATTTAAGTTTACGGATAGTTTAACAGTTTCACATGAAGAAGGCTCTTATCGTTTTCAGTTAAAGCAAGAAGAGTTAGAAACAAGACCCCTTATGAAAGTGGAAGATTTCTATGTGCAGTTATATTTCGATGATTTTGAACAAACACTTTCAAGTATTCGTTACATGGACAGCTCGACACTGATTAAGCAACGACCTTATGAACTTGTTTATAGAGGTCCTTTAGTGGAGCCGAAGGAACTGAGTGAGGAAGAATGGGCAAAGGTCGAAGAAGGGGATGCAAAACAGATCATCGATTTTACCAATATTATTAGACACCGTTTTGACCTTTCACCAGTAGAATGGGACGAAGATACAGCAGGCGTTGCATACTTACATAGTAAGGATATGAGAGAGGAAGACTATTTTTCTCATACATCGCCCACAAAAGGTACTTTGACGGATAGATTAACAGTTGGGGAAGTTCCATTTCGTTTAGCCGGTGAAAATATTGCGGCAAAATATGTGGACGGAGTTGCTGCGGTTGAAGGCTGGTTAAATAGCGAAGGACACCGGAATACGTTATTAAATCCAAGATTTACCCACCTTGGTGTAGGAGTGAAAGAAAAATATTACACGCAGAATTTTATTGAAACCTGGTAG
- a CDS encoding PaaI family thioesterase, whose translation MDIKQQWSDFLTNATEEEQQVASLYLKSLERKRNGSNGTHIGALMEINSEFQEPDTLTMTIPNTELLQNSLDILHGGLTATLLDSAMGTLAFKLIPDDKAAVTTEMKVNYVAKGVGDHFTCVASVIHKGSKLLVMEGKVYRSDGVLIAHATGSFFVIPKRI comes from the coding sequence ATGGATATCAAGCAACAATGGAGTGACTTTTTAACAAATGCTACTGAGGAGGAACAACAGGTCGCTTCCTTATATTTAAAAAGCCTAGAACGCAAAAGAAATGGTTCGAACGGCACACATATCGGAGCACTTATGGAAATCAACAGTGAATTTCAAGAGCCTGATACGTTAACCATGACAATACCAAATACAGAGTTGCTGCAGAACTCCTTAGATATTTTACATGGTGGTTTAACTGCCACATTGCTGGATTCTGCAATGGGAACGCTTGCTTTCAAATTAATTCCTGATGACAAAGCAGCAGTTACGACTGAAATGAAGGTAAACTACGTTGCAAAAGGCGTAGGAGATCATTTTACTTGTGTGGCTTCTGTGATTCATAAAGGATCGAAGTTATTGGTTATGGAAGGCAAAGTCTATCGTAGTGACGGTGTCCTGATTGCCCATGCTACAGGCAGTTTCTTTGTAATTCCTAAAAGGATCTAG
- a CDS encoding YlbD family protein, which produces MATNQKHPSIEKFKDFVKRHPKLSQEVKAKKKTWQELFEEWYLLGEEDESWKSYRDEETQEDSTEKTTKSTDVIPQLLQSIKKMDMNQMQYHLTNVNSAIGNIQQLISQFIPNSTKGSSPTQGVKNPFSFRKD; this is translated from the coding sequence ATGGCAACTAATCAAAAACATCCTAGCATTGAAAAGTTCAAAGACTTTGTAAAAAGACATCCAAAGCTTTCTCAAGAAGTGAAAGCTAAGAAAAAGACCTGGCAGGAATTATTTGAGGAATGGTATTTGTTAGGGGAAGAGGACGAAAGTTGGAAAAGTTACCGCGATGAAGAGACACAAGAAGATTCAACAGAAAAAACAACCAAATCCACTGATGTTATTCCTCAACTGTTGCAATCTATAAAGAAGATGGATATGAACCAGATGCAATACCATCTGACAAATGTCAATTCTGCTATAGGGAATATTCAGCAGTTAATTTCACAGTTCATTCCGAATTCAACCAAAGGCAGTTCCCCGACTCAGGGTGTGAAAAATCCTTTTTCGTTTCGAAAAGACTAG
- a CDS encoding YlbE-like family protein has product MRKDIYEYIQKKKTLKSYLREQPIWYRTLTRNPEKLNDFELSSMHYYKQTIPHKVEKFQNSVQMASMMVHMFQTMKNMD; this is encoded by the coding sequence ATGAGAAAAGACATCTATGAATATATCCAAAAAAAGAAAACGTTAAAAAGCTACTTAAGAGAACAGCCAATATGGTATCGAACTTTGACTAGAAACCCGGAAAAACTTAACGACTTTGAGTTATCTTCCATGCACTATTATAAGCAGACTATCCCCCACAAAGTGGAGAAATTCCAAAACTCTGTCCAAATGGCTTCTATGATGGTTCATATGTTTCAGACGATGAAGAATATGGATTAA
- a CDS encoding YlbF family regulator, translated as MIATFEHVQMVEKAEELAKMIWQSELAEDYHRCLYNLQHDEEAQELIRAFDSIKEKYEEVQRFGKYHPDYRKVTLETRELKRKVDLHETIHAFKEAEDAIQKTLDEISVMIGQAVSTNVKVPTGNPFFDSMSSCGGGCGSGGGCGCKAS; from the coding sequence ATGATTGCTACTTTTGAGCATGTTCAAATGGTTGAAAAAGCGGAAGAATTAGCGAAAATGATCTGGCAGTCCGAACTTGCTGAAGATTATCATCGCTGTTTATATAATCTACAACATGACGAAGAAGCACAGGAGCTTATCCGTGCATTCGATTCTATAAAAGAAAAATATGAGGAAGTTCAACGATTCGGGAAGTATCACCCGGATTACCGTAAAGTAACCCTCGAAACTCGTGAGTTGAAACGTAAAGTGGATCTTCACGAAACCATTCACGCTTTTAAAGAAGCTGAAGATGCCATACAAAAAACACTTGATGAAATAAGTGTCATGATAGGGCAGGCTGTATCGACAAATGTAAAGGTTCCAACAGGAAACCCATTCTTCGATTCCATGTCAAGCTGCGGCGGCGGTTGCGGCTCAGGCGGCGGCTGTGGATGTAAAGCAAGCTAA
- a CDS encoding YlbG family protein: protein MLSQRQGIVVWLHSLKQAKLLRRYGNVIYISKKLKYVLFYCNSEDTEVLVEKLNRQSYVKKVEVSHKPSIKTHYENSRPDKAKEYDYKMGL, encoded by the coding sequence ATGCTATCACAAAGACAAGGCATTGTAGTGTGGCTCCATTCATTAAAGCAGGCCAAATTGCTGAGGCGCTATGGAAATGTCATCTATATATCAAAAAAATTAAAATATGTCCTGTTCTACTGTAACAGTGAGGATACGGAAGTATTAGTGGAAAAGCTTAATAGACAATCTTATGTTAAAAAGGTGGAGGTTTCACATAAACCTTCCATAAAAACTCATTATGAAAACTCCAGGCCGGACAAAGCAAAAGAATATGACTATAAGATGGGCTTATAA
- a CDS encoding DUF7147 family protein produces MIQRFIELGEGYSDIYELMELARSNKNRLQHLIMLHTVKNERKLSSFVVVMKPTNPGDFQALYISLEGIPNHQFQPNKRADLFQELAKELDKEIIQFEVKPTEVFAEKELYFQYLIGILRLNHYIPALR; encoded by the coding sequence ATGATACAACGATTCATAGAACTCGGAGAAGGCTATTCTGATATATATGAACTTATGGAGCTGGCAAGAAGTAATAAAAATAGATTGCAGCATCTCATCATGCTCCATACAGTGAAAAACGAACGAAAATTATCCTCTTTTGTTGTTGTAATGAAGCCAACAAATCCTGGTGATTTCCAAGCTCTTTACATCAGTTTGGAAGGGATTCCAAACCACCAGTTCCAACCAAATAAACGCGCGGATCTTTTTCAGGAGCTTGCAAAAGAATTGGATAAGGAAATCATTCAATTCGAAGTAAAACCTACTGAAGTTTTTGCAGAGAAAGAGCTTTATTTTCAATATTTAATCGGGATATTGCGGTTAAATCATTATATTCCCGCTTTAAGGTAA
- the rsmD gene encoding 16S rRNA (guanine(966)-N(2))-methyltransferase RsmD: MRVVSGKWKGRQLKAVPGMNTRPTTDKVKESVFNMIGPYFDGGLALDLFGGSGSLGIEALSRGVDKVIFVDKDGKAIQTIKQNIETFQLGEQVEVYRNDAVRALNALKKREIKFDLILLDPPYKKHHLEELIHKISEFELLETSGLIMAEHSNEVELPEIMGTFQRTRKEVYGLTVISVYHHSSGEKGGE; the protein is encoded by the coding sequence ATGAGAGTAGTTTCAGGGAAATGGAAAGGTAGACAATTGAAAGCGGTTCCGGGAATGAATACGAGACCGACGACAGATAAAGTGAAAGAGTCCGTGTTTAATATGATCGGGCCATATTTTGACGGAGGTTTGGCACTTGACCTGTTTGGCGGGAGCGGATCTCTCGGTATAGAGGCTTTAAGCCGCGGAGTGGACAAGGTGATTTTTGTCGACAAGGATGGAAAAGCCATCCAGACAATCAAGCAGAATATAGAAACCTTTCAATTAGGGGAACAGGTTGAAGTTTATCGAAACGATGCAGTCAGAGCATTAAACGCTTTAAAAAAACGTGAAATCAAATTTGACTTAATCTTATTAGATCCCCCTTATAAAAAGCATCATTTAGAAGAATTAATACATAAAATAAGTGAATTTGAACTTTTGGAAACAAGCGGGCTGATCATGGCCGAACATAGCAATGAAGTGGAACTGCCTGAAATAATGGGTACCTTTCAAAGAACAAGGAAGGAAGTCTATGGTTTGACGGTCATCTCCGTTTACCACCATAGCAGTGGAGAAAAAGGGGGAGAATGA
- the coaD gene encoding pantetheine-phosphate adenylyltransferase — protein MASVAVCPGSFDPVTFGHLDIIKRASKVFDKVYVCVLNNSSKKPLFTVDERVDMIKQVTKEFGNVEVEEFHGLLIDYAHSKNASSIVRGLRAVSDFEYEMQITSMNRVLDESIETLFMMTNNQYSFLSSSIVKEVAKYNGSVSELVPPTVEEELKKKFNNKD, from the coding sequence GTGGCAAGTGTAGCAGTTTGTCCGGGAAGTTTTGATCCGGTCACTTTTGGGCATCTAGATATCATCAAAAGAGCTTCTAAAGTATTTGATAAGGTGTATGTTTGTGTATTGAACAACTCATCTAAGAAACCTTTATTTACCGTTGATGAGCGGGTTGATATGATCAAGCAGGTGACGAAAGAGTTTGGGAATGTAGAAGTAGAAGAATTCCATGGCTTGCTTATTGACTATGCACACAGCAAAAATGCCAGTTCCATAGTCAGAGGATTGCGTGCAGTTTCTGATTTTGAATATGAAATGCAAATCACCTCCATGAACAGGGTATTAGATGAAAGTATTGAAACATTGTTCATGATGACCAATAACCAATACTCATTCCTAAGCTCAAGCATTGTGAAAGAAGTTGCGAAATACAATGGATCCGTTTCAGAATTGGTTCCGCCGACAGTGGAAGAGGAACTGAAAAAGAAGTTTAATAATAAAGATTAA
- the ylbJ gene encoding sporulation integral membrane protein YlbJ, whose product MKGVNRLDYSKVKTVIFAIIISLLTLSLILNPQASFQASVRGLNMWWDIVFPSLLPFLIISELLIGFGVVAFIGVILEPFMRPLFRVPGVGGFVWAMGMASGYPSGAKLTVRLRQEKQITQIEGERLVSFTNSSNPLFIFGAIAVGFFHNPKVGIILAAAHYLGNICVGLIMRFYGPYYVSKRQEDLSRTPQKVSIRRAFSELHRTRLKNNKPIGKLLGDAVLSSVQTLLMVGGFLILFSVLNSMLSLFSVTAILAALISVLLGIFDISKDLSYPLISGLFEITLGGKLTSEVTGVSLMEQIIVTSFFLAFSGFSVQAQVASILAESDIRFKPFFLARILHGIFAAVITFILWQPLDQKLKGFETANGDLPVFSPFLPEGFWETAFGLFQTYGPIFTIAMLWIYLLLLIKRSVKNEHA is encoded by the coding sequence ATGAAGGGGGTTAATCGGTTGGACTATTCGAAAGTCAAGACAGTTATTTTTGCTATTATTATTTCCCTGCTTACACTATCTCTTATTCTTAACCCTCAAGCGTCTTTTCAAGCAAGTGTAAGAGGACTTAATATGTGGTGGGATATTGTATTCCCTTCTCTTTTGCCTTTTTTGATAATCAGTGAGCTGCTGATCGGGTTTGGGGTAGTGGCTTTTATCGGCGTTATTTTAGAGCCATTTATGCGACCACTCTTCAGGGTACCTGGAGTCGGAGGTTTTGTATGGGCAATGGGAATGGCATCGGGTTATCCTTCTGGAGCAAAATTAACAGTGAGACTGCGTCAGGAAAAACAGATTACGCAAATTGAGGGCGAACGCCTTGTCTCCTTCACCAATTCTTCAAATCCACTTTTCATTTTTGGCGCTATAGCTGTTGGTTTTTTTCACAATCCTAAAGTCGGGATTATACTTGCTGCGGCCCATTATTTAGGGAATATATGTGTTGGTTTGATTATGCGGTTTTATGGACCTTACTATGTGTCCAAGCGTCAAGAAGACCTTTCAAGAACTCCTCAAAAAGTATCTATCAGGAGAGCCTTTTCCGAGTTGCACAGAACACGCCTAAAAAACAATAAGCCTATTGGCAAACTGCTTGGGGATGCAGTTTTGTCCTCAGTTCAGACACTTTTAATGGTCGGCGGATTCTTAATCCTTTTTTCGGTATTAAACAGCATGTTGTCCTTATTTTCTGTTACAGCAATACTTGCAGCCCTTATCAGTGTTTTACTTGGAATATTCGATATTTCAAAAGATCTTAGTTATCCCCTCATATCAGGTCTGTTTGAAATCACGCTTGGCGGAAAACTGACAAGTGAGGTAACAGGGGTCAGTCTAATGGAACAGATTATCGTGACAAGCTTTTTCCTCGCTTTCAGTGGATTTTCCGTTCAAGCACAGGTTGCAAGCATTCTGGCGGAGTCTGATATCCGCTTTAAACCTTTTTTTCTAGCTCGTATCCTGCATGGTATCTTTGCAGCAGTCATTACTTTTATTCTATGGCAGCCGTTGGATCAAAAGTTAAAAGGATTTGAAACAGCTAATGGAGATCTTCCCGTTTTCTCACCTTTTCTGCCTGAAGGTTTTTGGGAAACCGCCTTTGGTTTATTTCAGACATATGGCCCGATATTTACGATTGCAATGTTATGGATATACCTACTACTCCTCATAAAAAGAAGTGTTAAAAATGAACATGCATAA
- a CDS encoding patatin-like phospholipase family protein, which yields MKEPIVGIALGSGGARGFAHLGALKVLQEENIRVDLIAGSSMGALVGSFYAMGHDMDRLYKIATAFKRKYYLDFTVPKMGFVSGNRVKELIRMFTQNKNIEELDIPLSIVTTDLEKAEKVVLTSGPISDAVRASISIPGIFVPEKVNGRLLVDGGVVDRVPASVAKEMGADIVIAIDVSQVKTNEPVDSIFDVILQTIDIMQNELVKRSETEADVMIRPAVAHYSSRAFTNIEEIIRIGEEATRLQIPYIKKTIEEWKEKQQHEK from the coding sequence TTGAAGGAACCTATAGTAGGAATTGCATTGGGATCTGGTGGAGCACGCGGCTTTGCCCATCTTGGCGCCCTTAAAGTATTGCAAGAAGAGAATATAAGGGTGGATCTTATTGCCGGAAGCAGTATGGGGGCACTTGTAGGAAGCTTCTATGCAATGGGACATGATATGGATCGCCTTTATAAAATTGCCACTGCATTCAAACGAAAGTATTACTTGGACTTTACTGTTCCGAAAATGGGATTTGTAAGTGGAAACCGGGTGAAGGAACTTATCCGGATGTTCACTCAAAACAAAAACATTGAGGAATTAGACATCCCCCTTTCCATCGTTACGACAGATCTGGAAAAGGCGGAGAAAGTAGTTTTAACGAGCGGACCTATATCGGATGCCGTGAGGGCAAGTATTTCCATTCCTGGAATTTTTGTACCCGAAAAGGTAAATGGTCGTTTGCTTGTCGATGGAGGAGTGGTAGACCGTGTTCCTGCCAGCGTAGCAAAGGAAATGGGTGCGGATATCGTTATAGCAATAGACGTTTCGCAAGTCAAAACGAATGAACCGGTTGATTCGATTTTCGATGTCATTTTGCAAACAATTGATATAATGCAAAATGAGTTGGTCAAACGAAGTGAAACAGAGGCTGATGTCATGATTAGGCCTGCTGTTGCTCATTACAGTTCACGGGCATTTACCAACATTGAGGAAATTATCCGAATCGGTGAAGAAGCGACCAGACTGCAAATTCCCTATATTAAGAAGACGATAGAGGAGTGGAAGGAGAAACAGCAACATGAAAAGTAA
- a CDS encoding SepM family pheromone-processing serine protease, whose protein sequence is MKSKYFMRSLLIGIVLAVVLNFVTLPYYVTRPGDAQELRPLVSVEGGDEDEGSFMLTTVKMGKANIFTYAFAKVSEYQNIFPINQIRAEDETDEEYNYRQLHMMESSKETAIKIAYEKAGKEVELISKGVYVFSVKKGLAAEGKLDIGDRITHIDGKETATAEELMEVVGEKSIGDTIELTFDRDEEEKTTSITLGEHPEDPNRAGLGISLLTDYEITMDPPITINSAQIGGPSAGLMFSLEIYNQLLDEDISKGYDIAGTGAINEKGEVLRIGGISQKIVAADNSGVDIFFAPNEKGAEGSNYQEALVAAEDIKTSMKIVPVDTFEDAIEYLEQLETKSE, encoded by the coding sequence ATGAAAAGTAAATATTTTATGAGGTCCCTGTTAATTGGGATAGTGCTAGCAGTGGTCTTGAATTTTGTGACATTGCCTTATTATGTAACACGTCCTGGTGATGCACAGGAATTAAGACCACTTGTATCGGTAGAAGGCGGGGATGAAGACGAAGGAAGCTTTATGCTGACCACCGTTAAAATGGGGAAGGCCAACATTTTTACGTATGCTTTTGCAAAAGTAAGTGAATACCAAAATATCTTCCCTATCAACCAGATCCGTGCTGAGGATGAGACGGATGAAGAGTATAACTATCGTCAGTTACATATGATGGAAAGTTCCAAAGAAACAGCTATTAAAATCGCTTATGAGAAGGCTGGTAAAGAGGTCGAATTGATCTCCAAAGGAGTATATGTTTTTAGTGTAAAAAAAGGACTAGCAGCTGAAGGCAAGCTGGATATTGGGGACCGTATTACACATATTGATGGGAAAGAAACAGCGACCGCAGAGGAACTGATGGAAGTGGTCGGTGAAAAATCCATCGGGGACACAATAGAGCTTACTTTTGATCGCGACGAGGAAGAAAAAACAACTTCTATTACATTAGGAGAGCATCCTGAAGATCCAAACCGGGCGGGGCTAGGAATCAGTTTATTGACTGATTACGAAATTACGATGGATCCACCCATTACTATAAATTCTGCACAAATTGGAGGGCCATCAGCAGGTTTGATGTTCTCCTTGGAAATATATAACCAGCTTTTAGACGAAGACATTTCCAAGGGCTATGATATCGCAGGCACAGGAGCAATCAATGAAAAAGGAGAAGTCCTCCGAATTGGCGGAATCTCCCAAAAAATTGTTGCCGCCGATAACTCAGGCGTTGATATTTTCTTTGCACCAAATGAAAAAGGTGCAGAAGGCTCCAATTATCAAGAAGCCCTTGTAGCGGCTGAAGATATTAAAACGTCCATGAAGATTGTACCTGTAGATACATTTGAAGATGCCATTGAGTATTTGGAGCAGTTGGAAACTAAAAGTGAATAA